The Chryseolinea soli genome contains a region encoding:
- a CDS encoding sigma-70 family RNA polymerase sigma factor: protein MKILLDHTDMELLTLFINGHEQAFNTIYRRYAGKLYTYARKSISVKEDCEEIVQDIFESIWNRREKLTHLTALEAYLFGMVKYKVIRYFHHSLVKRKYEEHYKFFEAVYDSMDDVEKEPSIIQNIIDNGLSELPERCQQAIKLRLIENLSNADIAKRMNIKKTAVENYMVTALNHLRASYATSRKRKLTI from the coding sequence ATGAAGATTCTCCTGGACCATACCGACATGGAACTGTTGACGCTGTTTATTAACGGCCATGAACAAGCTTTTAACACAATTTATAGACGCTACGCCGGCAAGCTTTATACTTACGCTCGCAAAAGCATTTCCGTCAAGGAGGACTGCGAGGAAATTGTTCAAGACATATTTGAGTCCATTTGGAACAGACGCGAAAAACTCACTCACCTCACCGCACTAGAGGCATACTTATTCGGAATGGTCAAGTACAAAGTGATCCGGTACTTTCACCATTCACTTGTCAAACGAAAATACGAAGAACACTACAAGTTCTTCGAAGCCGTGTACGATAGTATGGATGACGTCGAAAAAGAACCATCCATTATTCAAAACATTATCGACAACGGTTTATCCGAGCTACCCGAACGTTGCCAGCAAGCCATAAAGCTCCGATTGATTGAAAATCTTTCCAATGCAGACATTGCTAAGCGGATGAATATCAAGAAAACCGCAGTCGAAAACTACATGGTAACAGCCCTTAACCACCTCCGGGCGTCCTATGCCACTTCCCGAAAAAGGAAGCTGACAATATAA
- a CDS encoding FecR family protein, whose translation MEKSNFDDLLKRYLTGNVSESEKVKIEAWLDIMKTEDTHDMDLSQDDEEQLYQRIVSKRDNTKEIESFNPLKHQRKKNSIIGWAFRIAASIVVVTLFVYSVWKLIAPEVTNYRAGLNMEKFILEDGTIVWLQANTKLSYYYKSSNGTRYCELSGEGLFEVAKDPNHPFFIQCDGANVKVLGTSFNLKTNNGHFEVKVLTGKVNVSTASNAIGINIEPKQKAVLKQNGAIEKSPMVAEEVLTITKGTEYNMAFSDVALKEVFKCLEKKFNISIKANEAASTCQVTADLTDQSLERSLETIEEIVALKFEVVGKNITTTGPGCPTP comes from the coding sequence ATGGAAAAATCAAATTTTGACGATCTGCTTAAACGGTATTTGACAGGTAATGTCTCTGAATCAGAAAAAGTAAAGATAGAGGCCTGGCTTGATATCATGAAAACAGAAGACACTCATGACATGGATCTTAGTCAGGATGATGAAGAACAACTATACCAACGAATAGTCAGCAAGAGGGACAATACCAAAGAAATAGAATCCTTCAATCCACTTAAACATCAACGAAAGAAAAACTCCATCATCGGATGGGCATTCCGCATTGCCGCATCTATAGTCGTAGTCACCCTTTTCGTTTACTCTGTCTGGAAACTCATCGCCCCAGAAGTCACAAATTACAGAGCAGGCTTGAATATGGAGAAATTCATTCTTGAAGATGGCACCATAGTCTGGCTTCAAGCAAATACCAAACTGTCCTATTATTACAAATCATCAAATGGAACGCGCTATTGTGAATTAAGTGGCGAGGGATTGTTTGAGGTTGCAAAGGACCCTAACCATCCTTTCTTCATTCAGTGCGATGGCGCCAACGTAAAAGTTTTGGGAACGAGTTTCAACCTTAAAACGAACAATGGTCACTTTGAGGTTAAAGTCTTAACCGGAAAGGTCAATGTGTCAACAGCTTCCAACGCTATTGGTATTAATATTGAACCGAAGCAAAAGGCGGTGCTGAAACAAAATGGCGCCATTGAGAAGTCACCAATGGTGGCCGAAGAAGTCCTAACCATTACGAAAGGCACCGAATACAACATGGCTTTTTCAGATGTAGCGTTGAAGGAAGTATTCAAATGCCTGGAGAAAAAATTTAACATCTCCATTAAGGCAAACGAAGCAGCCTCCACCTGCCAAGTTACGGCAGATCTCACTGATCAGTCCCTTGAACGTTCACTGGAAACAATTGAGGAAATCGTAGCCCTCAAATTTGAGGTTGTTGGAAAGAATATCACCACCACCGGACCTGGATGCCCCACCCCTTAA
- a CDS encoding RagB/SusD family nutrient uptake outer membrane protein, which translates to MKRNIIQTSAIVLAAAFVLQSCVDFLDVEKPTTQIGSTAVFEDEATANAAILGIYSAMTNSAGFVSGGLSSITSLAGRSADDFINYAPNAPSEFAANELTENNTYVNEYIWKEAYRYIYDVNAIIEGVSKSSTLSVAAKTRFAGEAKFLRAFFYFYLVNLFQNVPLVTTTDYRLNSIKARSSADEVYIQIVDDLLSAKASLTDDYTVSDGQKTRANRLAAIAMLARVYLYQHEWEKAESEATLVLESTIQLENDIDKVFLKNSNEAIWQLIPPEGSFATNEGSMFVLTGMPSEVSLSQDLIETFEENDLRKSHWTGSLQVEANTFFFPFKYKIKTGETELSEYSMILRIGEQYLIRAEARAHQNKIQAALVDIDGIRQRASLPLLQDTHPAITQPDLLLAIEQERRVELFSEWGHRWFDLKRTNRADQILADKFGSSWQSSDVLYPVPLQEIQNNQNLLPQNPGY; encoded by the coding sequence ATGAAAAGAAATATTATTCAAACTTCAGCCATCGTTCTTGCAGCCGCATTCGTACTTCAATCATGCGTCGATTTTCTGGACGTAGAAAAACCAACTACTCAAATCGGAAGCACCGCGGTATTTGAAGATGAAGCCACGGCTAACGCAGCCATACTTGGAATTTATAGCGCTATGACAAACTCCGCAGGCTTCGTCAGTGGGGGCCTTTCGAGCATTACCTCCCTAGCCGGAAGGTCGGCTGATGATTTTATCAACTACGCACCGAATGCCCCTTCCGAATTCGCTGCAAACGAGCTCACCGAAAACAATACCTATGTCAATGAGTACATCTGGAAAGAAGCTTACCGGTACATCTATGATGTAAACGCGATCATCGAAGGGGTCTCAAAGTCCTCCACCCTCTCCGTAGCCGCAAAAACAAGATTTGCAGGTGAGGCCAAATTCTTGCGTGCGTTCTTCTATTTTTACCTGGTCAACTTATTTCAGAACGTCCCGCTAGTTACTACTACCGACTACAGATTGAACAGCATCAAGGCAAGATCGTCCGCCGATGAGGTGTATATCCAAATCGTCGACGATTTGCTATCGGCAAAAGCATCTTTAACAGACGATTACACAGTATCCGATGGACAAAAAACACGTGCCAATAGACTGGCAGCAATAGCCATGCTTGCCAGAGTTTACCTATACCAACATGAGTGGGAAAAAGCAGAATCCGAAGCTACGTTGGTATTGGAATCCACCATTCAGCTTGAAAATGATATTGACAAGGTATTCCTAAAGAATAGCAATGAAGCCATCTGGCAACTTATACCGCCAGAGGGATCTTTTGCCACTAACGAAGGCTCCATGTTTGTCCTTACCGGAATGCCTTCCGAAGTATCGCTTTCCCAAGACCTAATAGAAACCTTTGAAGAAAATGACTTGCGAAAATCTCATTGGACAGGTAGCCTTCAGGTAGAAGCGAATACATTCTTTTTCCCGTTTAAATACAAAATAAAGACCGGCGAAACCGAGCTATCGGAGTACTCCATGATACTTCGGATAGGTGAGCAATACCTTATTCGCGCTGAAGCGCGCGCACACCAAAATAAAATCCAGGCAGCCCTAGTCGATATCGACGGTATCAGGCAAAGGGCATCCCTCCCATTGTTACAGGATACCCATCCCGCGATAACACAACCTGACCTCCTATTGGCCATTGAACAAGAACGACGAGTCGAATTGTTTTCAGAATGGGGACATCGCTGGTTTGACCTTAAAAGGACCAACAGGGCAGATCAAATACTGGCGGACAAATTCGGATCATCCTGGCAATCATCCGATGTCCTATACCCTGTACCTCTACAGGAAATTCAAAACAACCAGAACCTGCTCCCACAGAACCCGGGATACTAA
- a CDS encoding TlpA family protein disulfide reductase: MKYLITILCTLFAHATISAQTSPPKSKFKLGDQLPAITVKNLINYHSSTENLTKFKGKTVILYFWNDGCASSIQGWPKLLHLQEQFKNHVQIILVNESQDKKAVQDILTAQRKISHVDMTLPTVCLDRDLNVLFPRNSIPHLVWIDTAGKLMAITSGDQLNAVNLGALAEGRAISMPQKDGVKYRVDFAKPLFIKSNGGDGDFVQWQSILSEYFPGLTGEFSIDSTSGTISNSTMITMFRFLHKRETDRLGSLNLFPASRVVLKVKDTAQYMIRVNDELKLKNFYTYQLYSKKPKAPSILRSMMVVDIKKYFGVECYWSKQRKLCLVLAATDTSKFPFLNGETMAAIRPTGVHLNNVTFKEFLDAMLATEYHHSPYPLIDETGYKGKVGNIIAEANVVNHQDLNRALNKYGLQFTLQPREVDILVIYETDYFKPQPGVQFAN, translated from the coding sequence ATGAAATATCTGATCACAATACTTTGCACTCTATTCGCGCACGCAACGATCTCAGCGCAGACCTCTCCACCAAAAAGCAAGTTCAAACTAGGTGATCAGCTTCCCGCCATCACCGTCAAAAACCTAATCAACTACCATTCCTCGACAGAGAACCTTACCAAATTCAAGGGTAAAACCGTTATACTGTATTTTTGGAATGATGGCTGCGCGTCAAGTATACAAGGCTGGCCCAAGCTTCTTCACCTGCAGGAACAATTCAAAAACCATGTTCAAATAATACTGGTGAACGAATCGCAGGACAAAAAAGCGGTACAAGACATTCTGACTGCACAGCGCAAGATTTCTCATGTCGACATGACGCTTCCTACTGTATGTCTTGATCGCGATCTCAACGTTCTATTTCCGAGGAATTCAATTCCTCATTTAGTGTGGATCGATACAGCAGGAAAACTGATGGCCATTACAAGCGGCGACCAATTGAACGCGGTCAACCTGGGTGCATTAGCAGAGGGACGCGCTATCTCTATGCCGCAAAAAGACGGCGTGAAGTATAGAGTAGACTTCGCCAAGCCGCTTTTCATAAAATCAAATGGCGGTGACGGGGATTTTGTGCAATGGCAATCTATATTGTCAGAGTATTTTCCTGGTCTTACAGGAGAATTTTCGATCGATAGCACTAGTGGCACGATTTCGAACTCGACCATGATTACCATGTTTCGGTTTCTTCATAAAAGAGAAACAGACCGACTTGGCTCATTGAACCTATTCCCTGCAAGCCGGGTAGTCCTAAAGGTAAAGGACACGGCACAGTATATGATTAGGGTAAACGATGAACTCAAACTAAAGAATTTTTATACATATCAGCTGTACTCCAAAAAACCAAAGGCACCCAGCATCCTTCGCTCTATGATGGTCGTCGATATAAAAAAATATTTTGGTGTCGAATGCTACTGGAGTAAGCAACGAAAACTATGTCTTGTACTGGCCGCAACAGACACATCAAAATTCCCCTTTCTGAATGGTGAAACCATGGCCGCCATACGGCCCACAGGCGTTCATCTAAACAATGTTACTTTTAAGGAATTCTTGGACGCAATGTTGGCTACCGAATACCATCATAGCCCATATCCGTTAATCGACGAAACGGGATATAAAGGCAAGGTTGGAAATATAATAGCCGAGGCTAACGTAGTCAATCATCAAGATTTAAATCGAGCCTTAAACAAGTACGGACTCCAATTTACATTGCAGCCCAGAGAAGTTGACATTCTCGTTATCTATGAGACTGACTACTTTAAGCCTCAACCAGGCGTTCAATTTGCTAATTGA
- a CDS encoding DUF262 domain-containing protein, with product MPAVDLFNVFAGRIFRIPDFQRGYAWEEKQLVELWDDIDELVLENNQYRKHYTGTLFLEKIEPQEDEKWLKGTQFYHVIDGQQRLTTICILLFELIKKAKVGYSEIKKDALTAKFIFETNLSGKSKIYKFSYEPTGKNSTFLSHTIFEDSSIISDVVMNLYTKNLLNAKTFFAIKLEKLLPQQLEAIFEKVTTSLQFDVREIDNDLNVQAVFETLNNRGKALSTLEKLKNRLIFLNEKLPDDRVDQNTLRDKINTAWGKIYTALAQNPISPLNEDEFLSAHLSLYRRSKESVFSEKVAEEKVFQMFCNRAHLFDRDQSGEKEQPVTSEKIEDYIIKLSEAAPFWYAIHNPDRPILEKILVLNNGKDLKVFVLSLLHTRNEESITRILDKVEKLLFRTRVIWLFDERTMASWGHDLYIGKQNLTALEAQMDELLGTPIHNGNLIDTMNILFTYERGAKGFHRWGGLKYFLFEYEDNLKKKAGEKNSKVSLSDYDSTTIEHIIPQSFQEFWSTEVNKFLLGADSSNHEMSIKILLNTLGNLTILRDGKNSSVGNKSWQDKRARFRTGSYNEIDIAEKDIWDHAEIVDRGIKMLEFMETKVHGLKLSSVEKMKLLFYHDYAINQNDGNPS from the coding sequence ATGCCAGCAGTCGATCTATTTAATGTGTTTGCGGGAAGGATTTTTCGCATTCCTGATTTCCAACGTGGTTATGCTTGGGAGGAAAAACAACTTGTAGAACTTTGGGATGACATCGATGAACTCGTACTCGAAAATAATCAGTATCGAAAACACTATACAGGCACGTTGTTCCTCGAAAAAATTGAGCCGCAAGAGGATGAAAAATGGCTCAAAGGCACTCAGTTCTATCACGTCATCGATGGCCAACAACGGCTCACCACCATTTGCATCCTTCTTTTTGAGCTAATAAAAAAAGCGAAGGTTGGTTATAGCGAAATAAAGAAAGATGCTTTGACTGCCAAGTTCATTTTTGAAACCAATCTCTCGGGTAAAAGTAAAATATACAAGTTCAGCTACGAGCCAACGGGCAAGAACTCAACTTTCCTGTCACATACCATTTTTGAAGATTCCAGTATAATTAGTGACGTGGTTATGAACCTTTACACTAAAAATTTACTCAACGCCAAAACATTCTTTGCCATCAAGTTGGAAAAGCTTTTACCACAGCAGTTGGAAGCTATCTTTGAGAAAGTAACTACTTCTCTACAATTCGATGTGCGCGAAATCGACAATGATCTGAACGTGCAGGCGGTTTTTGAAACTCTTAACAACCGAGGTAAGGCGCTCTCTACATTGGAAAAACTAAAGAATCGCTTGATTTTTTTGAATGAAAAACTGCCTGACGATCGAGTGGACCAAAATACACTTCGTGACAAAATTAATACTGCGTGGGGTAAGATATATACAGCACTGGCACAAAATCCAATAAGCCCCCTGAATGAAGATGAATTTCTTTCGGCACATTTATCTTTATACAGAAGATCCAAGGAATCTGTATTCTCCGAGAAGGTAGCTGAGGAAAAAGTTTTTCAGATGTTTTGCAATAGAGCTCATCTTTTTGACCGTGATCAATCTGGCGAAAAAGAACAGCCAGTTACCTCTGAGAAAATCGAAGACTATATCATCAAATTATCAGAGGCAGCTCCATTTTGGTATGCCATTCACAACCCTGATCGCCCTATTCTTGAGAAAATACTGGTGCTCAACAATGGTAAAGATTTAAAGGTTTTCGTGCTATCACTATTGCACACACGCAACGAAGAGTCGATCACTCGAATCCTTGACAAAGTTGAAAAGTTGCTTTTCAGAACCCGGGTAATCTGGTTGTTTGACGAACGCACGATGGCTTCATGGGGCCACGACCTATACATAGGCAAGCAAAACCTCACTGCTCTTGAGGCGCAGATGGATGAACTGTTGGGCACGCCAATTCATAACGGGAATCTAATTGACACTATGAACATTTTATTCACATATGAACGAGGGGCAAAAGGATTCCACCGTTGGGGAGGATTGAAATATTTTTTATTCGAGTACGAAGACAATCTCAAGAAGAAAGCTGGCGAAAAGAATAGCAAAGTGAGCCTCTCCGATTACGATAGTACGACGATCGAACATATCATCCCGCAAAGTTTCCAGGAATTTTGGAGTACAGAAGTCAACAAGTTTCTCCTGGGGGCGGATTCCTCTAATCACGAAATGTCCATCAAGATACTTTTAAACACACTCGGTAACCTTACTATTCTTCGTGACGGCAAAAATTCTTCCGTTGGCAATAAAAGTTGGCAAGACAAGCGGGCCAGATTCCGCACGGGATCTTACAACGAAATTGATATAGCAGAAAAGGACATCTGGGATCATGCGGAAATTGTGGATCGTGGAATTAAGATGCTTGAGTTTATGGAAACAAAAGTGCACGGCCTCAAGCTGTCGAGCGTTGAGAAAATGAAACTACTTTTTTATCATGATTATGCCATCAATCAAAATGACGGCAATCCTTCCTGA
- a CDS encoding helix-turn-helix domain-containing protein, translating to MAKRELEPDLGYQKAFGNRVRELREKVGWTQVDLSIYSKVSDYQISVIENGHEAANLQTIKAIAAALGKLPSELLDFKYPIKLNNSFPKKPKEKLGTTGHIQKLFSEGYFVDPKSVKNVIEYVFEVTGTKLVSKDTSGALLVFAKNKLLRIIRREGRNLYQSIKKAKS from the coding sequence GTGGCAAAACGTGAATTGGAACCAGATTTAGGCTATCAAAAAGCCTTTGGAAATCGTGTGCGAGAACTGAGAGAAAAGGTGGGCTGGACGCAAGTCGATTTATCCATTTATTCAAAAGTAAGTGATTACCAAATCTCTGTTATAGAAAATGGTCACGAAGCCGCTAATCTCCAGACAATTAAAGCAATTGCTGCTGCGTTAGGCAAACTTCCGTCAGAATTGCTAGACTTTAAGTATCCCATTAAATTAAACAATTCCTTTCCAAAGAAGCCAAAGGAAAAACTTGGCACAACCGGACATATACAGAAATTATTTTCGGAAGGTTATTTTGTGGATCCAAAATCAGTTAAAAATGTAATTGAGTACGTTTTTGAAGTGACCGGAACAAAACTGGTCAGTAAAGACACATCAGGTGCGCTTCTAGTTTTTGCAAAAAACAAATTGCTAAGAATAATCAGGCGAGAAGGAAGGAATCTCTATCAGTCAATCAAAAAAGCAAAATCGTAA
- a CDS encoding SusC/RagA family TonB-linked outer membrane protein — translation MKIFCTEKLFWLMRMCMFQWLIILTFSGVSMAIDNHAQILETKITLNVENINIVEALDEISAMTGLKFAYSSNVIIPIEKVSINVQDQPLRTIFNDLFGTRRIDYKIREQDNMVFLKKQSPVKKGPLTAPLTMTSAETIIITGQVTDFNNVPMAGVNIVIKGTTNGTTTDKDGNFSIEAENDHVLVFSFIGYSTQEIQVANHTTINVILQEDIKSLGEVVINAGYWEVKNTERTGNISRVTSEEISRQPISNPLQALQGRMPGVVIQQQSGMPGGGFVVRIRGQNSLRADGNEPLYIVDGVPYNGVSFAGAASSEVIPNGNPFTALNPDDIENIEVLKDADATAIYGARGSNGVILITTKKAKDGKPKVDVGIYSGFSKVGHFLDLLSTPQYLEMRKEALRNDKTEPGFLDPDLKLWDSTRYTDWQRELIGGTAYATNAKVSISGGTKDTQFLIGGGYFRQSTVFPGNFNDQKISGHVNLNHNPTNGKFSFNFSGSYLFDNNNLLRNDITRYITLPPNTPVPFNEDGSLNWENSSWENPYAFLQKPYEGKTNNLISSLSLKYQIIPGLFVKSNLGFTDTQVKEFSAFPIGTTNPAYGINTAISVFSTGSIRTWNVEPQIEYSRPFAKAVLNVLIGTTFLQNRQLGNDVEAYGYTSNAVLKDLMSAASLSVVETRDITYRYNAIFGRINLNWDKKYLLNLTARRDGSSRFGPESRFANFGAIGVGWIFSNENFLLENSVITFGKLRASYGITGSDQIGDYQYLDTYQATYNTYQGKTGIVPARLANAIYSWENNKKLEVALDLGLCNNRLQVSTSYFNNRSSNQLVGLALPSITGFNSIQSNFPATVQNSGLEIELQSINVKHLDFLWTASANLTFPRNKLLEYPNLQGSSYANTYEVGKSLYIKKRYHFTGIDTQTGLITFEDKNSNGVGTNYPADLQAIKQITQDYYGGIQNTLSYKGFQLSIFLQFVKQTGYSYMASPAFVVPGRKGNQMTDVLSRWQKPGDVSEFQMFTSSYSSKGSSLYSTSTYAGDNSITDASFIRLQNLYFAWEFPQTMARRLHMKGGKLYTQGQNIFTWTKYKGLSPETQSQTMLPPLRTITIGFQISI, via the coding sequence ATGAAGATTTTCTGTACGGAAAAACTCTTTTGGCTCATGAGGATGTGTATGTTTCAATGGCTAATTATCCTGACGTTTAGCGGCGTTTCCATGGCCATCGACAATCACGCCCAAATCCTGGAAACCAAAATTACACTTAATGTAGAAAATATCAATATTGTAGAAGCCCTTGATGAAATCTCGGCAATGACCGGGTTAAAATTTGCTTATAGTTCTAATGTAATCATTCCAATAGAAAAAGTTAGCATCAACGTGCAGGACCAACCTTTGCGCACAATATTTAATGATCTTTTTGGTACCCGCCGCATTGATTACAAGATCCGCGAGCAAGACAACATGGTTTTTCTAAAAAAACAAAGTCCGGTAAAAAAGGGACCACTAACAGCGCCGCTGACAATGACAAGCGCTGAAACAATTATTATTACCGGACAAGTTACAGATTTCAACAATGTGCCGATGGCTGGAGTCAATATTGTGATCAAGGGAACAACCAATGGAACCACTACCGACAAGGACGGCAACTTCTCTATAGAGGCGGAAAATGACCATGTTCTCGTTTTTTCCTTCATCGGATATTCAACGCAGGAAATTCAGGTCGCCAATCACACCACTATTAATGTCATACTGCAAGAAGACATCAAGAGTCTTGGCGAGGTGGTGATCAATGCTGGTTACTGGGAAGTCAAGAATACTGAACGTACCGGAAATATTTCGCGCGTAACCTCAGAGGAGATCAGCCGGCAACCTATCTCCAATCCGTTGCAGGCACTGCAAGGACGAATGCCTGGTGTTGTTATTCAACAACAGTCAGGCATGCCGGGCGGTGGATTTGTAGTCAGAATAAGAGGCCAGAATAGCTTGCGCGCCGATGGAAATGAACCGCTGTACATCGTTGACGGCGTGCCCTACAATGGTGTCTCCTTCGCCGGCGCTGCCAGCAGCGAAGTCATCCCGAATGGAAATCCCTTTACCGCGCTCAACCCGGATGACATCGAAAACATCGAAGTCTTGAAAGACGCTGACGCCACCGCGATTTACGGTGCCCGCGGTTCAAACGGCGTTATCTTGATAACAACCAAAAAGGCCAAAGACGGAAAGCCAAAAGTCGACGTTGGCATCTACTCGGGATTCAGTAAAGTCGGCCACTTTTTAGACCTTCTTTCCACGCCACAATACTTGGAAATGAGAAAGGAAGCCTTGAGGAACGACAAGACAGAGCCCGGATTCCTCGATCCCGATCTTAAACTTTGGGATTCAACCCGCTATACGGACTGGCAACGTGAGCTTATTGGAGGAACAGCCTATGCGACAAATGCGAAAGTATCAATATCCGGAGGCACCAAAGACACACAATTCCTGATTGGCGGCGGATATTTCAGACAATCCACAGTATTCCCCGGAAATTTCAATGACCAAAAGATCTCAGGTCATGTAAATCTCAATCACAATCCGACCAACGGGAAATTCTCGTTCAACTTTTCAGGGTCCTACCTGTTCGATAACAACAATTTGCTGCGCAATGATATCACACGGTACATCACATTACCTCCCAATACTCCAGTGCCTTTCAACGAAGACGGATCACTTAACTGGGAGAATTCCTCATGGGAAAATCCGTACGCATTTCTACAAAAGCCTTATGAGGGAAAAACAAACAATTTGATTTCTTCGCTGTCACTGAAGTATCAAATTATCCCTGGCCTATTTGTAAAAAGTAATCTTGGATTCACCGACACGCAGGTCAAAGAGTTTTCAGCTTTCCCAATTGGCACGACAAATCCGGCATATGGCATTAATACAGCAATCTCAGTCTTCAGTACCGGGAGCATCAGAACCTGGAACGTAGAGCCACAAATTGAATACTCCCGACCATTTGCAAAGGCTGTTCTAAATGTTTTGATCGGCACAACATTTCTTCAGAACAGACAATTGGGCAACGACGTCGAGGCCTATGGTTACACCAGCAATGCCGTCTTGAAGGATTTGATGTCTGCAGCGTCCTTAAGCGTGGTCGAAACAAGAGATATAACCTATCGATACAATGCTATTTTCGGACGCATAAATCTTAACTGGGACAAAAAATATCTTCTCAACCTTACCGCAAGACGTGATGGATCGAGTCGATTTGGACCTGAATCCAGGTTTGCCAATTTTGGCGCCATTGGCGTTGGATGGATTTTCAGCAACGAAAATTTCCTCCTCGAAAATAGTGTCATAACCTTTGGCAAACTCCGCGCCAGCTATGGTATTACAGGAAGTGACCAAATTGGAGACTACCAATACCTTGATACCTACCAGGCGACCTACAACACCTATCAGGGCAAAACCGGTATCGTTCCAGCACGCCTGGCAAATGCCATTTATTCTTGGGAGAACAATAAAAAACTCGAAGTCGCATTGGACCTTGGGCTTTGCAATAACAGGTTACAAGTCTCGACAAGCTACTTCAATAACAGATCTTCCAACCAACTTGTCGGCCTAGCACTGCCCTCCATCACTGGGTTTAATTCCATTCAATCAAATTTCCCGGCTACGGTTCAAAACTCTGGACTGGAAATAGAATTGCAATCCATTAACGTGAAGCACCTGGACTTCCTCTGGACTGCATCTGCCAATCTGACATTCCCTCGCAACAAGCTTTTGGAGTATCCCAACCTTCAAGGATCATCCTATGCCAACACCTATGAAGTTGGAAAGTCTCTCTACATCAAAAAAAGATACCATTTCACAGGCATTGATACCCAAACCGGATTAATCACTTTTGAAGACAAGAATAGTAATGGCGTCGGAACCAACTATCCCGCGGACCTGCAAGCCATAAAACAAATCACTCAAGACTACTATGGCGGCATTCAAAATACACTCTCCTACAAAGGGTTCCAGCTTAGTATATTCCTTCAATTTGTTAAACAAACAGGATACTCATACATGGCCAGCCCTGCTTTTGTTGTTCCTGGTCGGAAGGGCAACCAAATGACCGACGTCTTAAGTCGATGGCAAAAGCCAGGCGACGTTTCGGAGTTTCAAATGTTCACCAGCTCCTATTCCTCCAAAGGATCTAGTTTATATTCTACCAGCACGTACGCTGGCGACAATTCAATAACTGACGCTTCCTTTATCAGACTACAGAATTTGTATTTCGCCTGGGAATTCCCTCAGACGATGGCGAGAAGATTACACATGAAAGGTGGAAAACTGTACACTCAGGGACAAAATATATTCACGTGGACCAAGTACAAAGGGCTTAGTCCGGAAACACAAAGTCAAACAATGCTTCCGCCTCTTCGCACTATCACTATCGGATTTCAAATTTCTATTTAA
- a CDS encoding HEPN domain-containing protein gives MKTSLSHLPPNKQQEISRIVEIIREVVQPEKIILFGSYAKGTFVEHRYHTKDGIDNEYISDYDFLVVTKESPEKPYLQESTILDRVDRYKPPVNLEIHSMAYINDGLSWGQYFFTEIVSEGIVLYATEDSADFIAPRMLTAEEEKSKAQDYYNIWFARNEDFLTVAGFCLVENRLKVGAFNLHQAAESLYYALLLVFTGYKPRVHNLWKLRKKTKQYSEALFLIFKVESDKQEEHLFDLLKRGYIDARYKEDYVITREELASLIDRVKTMVSLVEKICRNKIDSLG, from the coding sequence ATGAAAACATCCCTGAGTCATCTGCCACCGAATAAACAGCAAGAGATTTCGCGCATCGTTGAGATCATCAGGGAAGTGGTGCAGCCGGAAAAAATTATTCTTTTTGGAAGCTATGCGAAGGGCACTTTTGTCGAGCATCGCTATCATACCAAGGATGGGATTGATAACGAGTATATAAGCGACTACGATTTTTTGGTGGTCACAAAAGAAAGTCCTGAAAAGCCCTATTTGCAGGAAAGCACAATTCTGGATCGCGTAGATCGGTACAAGCCGCCGGTGAATCTAGAAATTCATTCAATGGCATATATTAACGATGGATTGAGTTGGGGGCAATATTTTTTTACTGAAATTGTCAGTGAGGGCATAGTTCTATATGCCACTGAAGATAGCGCAGATTTTATTGCACCCAGGATGCTCACTGCCGAAGAGGAAAAAAGTAAAGCTCAGGATTATTATAATATCTGGTTTGCTAGGAACGAAGACTTTTTGACTGTGGCGGGTTTCTGTCTGGTTGAAAATAGACTGAAGGTAGGGGCATTTAACCTTCATCAAGCTGCTGAGTCACTGTATTATGCCCTTCTTCTTGTCTTCACAGGGTATAAACCACGTGTGCATAATCTTTGGAAATTAAGAAAGAAAACTAAGCAATATTCAGAGGCGTTATTTTTGATATTTAAAGTAGAATCGGATAAGCAAGAAGAACACCTTTTTGATTTGTTAAAACGTGGGTATATAGACGCCAGGTACAAAGAGGACTATGTCATTACCAGAGAAGAATTGGCCAGCTTAATTGATCGGGTCAAAACGATGGTTTCGCTTGTTGAAAAGATTTGTCGGAATAAGATTGACTCTTTAGGCTAA